A section of the Clostridiisalibacter paucivorans DSM 22131 genome encodes:
- a CDS encoding O-antigen ligase family protein: protein MKKFIYAVIIILSFGLGILGGMTRIALPFIALGIAFSILILLLDYQRSIYLVALYVFLDFFIRQYVGSPLLGSLWDELLFIFVFLMWMYKTFIDYKNRGYRWTPMEAPLIFFFGIGIFLLIINSPNIKISIEGFRAVVQYMLWYFLVVQVLKTDNGARNLYKILVLIGIFIGLHGVYQYIVGVEMPATWVDSMEKGLRTRVYSIIGSPNILGSLMTLTVPMAIGLVYGEEKIGKKLFYGIGSIVMMACLVFTFSRGAWIGFMVAALVFILLKDKRLIIPAIIAGMLVIIFVPSIVDRITYMLSPQYISNSLKGGRLIRWITGLEMLKEQPLFGVGLGHFGGAVAMNNDIPGTFYMDNYYLKTAVEMGIVGLMAFWFLLYQAIIWSYRTVIKIQDKYFVNLIQGAIAGMMGVLAHNFFENVFEVPMMVTYFWILVGIIMYLRTTKVEKFDNI from the coding sequence TTGAAGAAATTTATATATGCAGTAATAATTATATTGAGCTTTGGATTAGGTATATTGGGCGGCATGACTAGGATAGCCCTTCCATTTATAGCATTGGGTATTGCTTTTTCTATCCTTATATTACTTTTGGATTATCAGAGAAGCATATATTTAGTTGCTCTATATGTGTTTTTAGACTTTTTTATAAGACAATATGTTGGTAGTCCATTATTGGGAAGCTTGTGGGATGAATTATTATTTATTTTTGTATTTCTTATGTGGATGTATAAAACATTTATTGATTACAAAAATAGAGGATATAGATGGACTCCTATGGAGGCACCTTTAATATTCTTTTTTGGTATAGGCATATTTTTGCTTATAATTAATTCCCCCAATATTAAAATATCCATAGAAGGGTTTAGAGCTGTAGTACAGTATATGTTATGGTATTTTCTAGTTGTACAAGTATTAAAGACTGATAATGGCGCTAGAAACTTATATAAAATTTTGGTTTTAATAGGTATTTTTATAGGACTACATGGCGTTTATCAATATATAGTAGGAGTTGAAATGCCTGCTACCTGGGTAGATAGTATGGAAAAGGGATTGAGAACTAGGGTTTATTCCATAATAGGAAGTCCAAATATTTTAGGAAGTCTTATGACATTGACTGTACCCATGGCTATTGGTTTAGTATACGGTGAAGAAAAAATTGGGAAAAAATTGTTTTATGGTATAGGATCTATTGTAATGATGGCATGCCTCGTATTTACATTTTCAAGGGGTGCTTGGATAGGATTTATGGTAGCGGCATTAGTATTTATACTATTGAAGGATAAGAGACTTATTATACCTGCAATAATCGCTGGTATGCTGGTAATTATTTTTGTACCATCTATAGTAGATAGAATAACTTATATGCTAAGTCCCCAATATATTTCAAACAGTTTAAAAGGGGGAAGGCTTATAAGATGGATTACAGGTCTAGAGATGTTAAAAGAACAGCCTTTATTTGGAGTAGGTCTAGGACATTTCGGTGGGGCTGTTGCTATGAACAATGATATACCTGGTACATTTTATATGGACAATTATTATTTAAAAACTGCTGTTGAGATGGGTATTGTAGGATTAATGGCATTTTGGTTCTTACTATATCAAGCGATAATATGGAGCTATAGAACAGTGATTAAAATACAAGATAAATATTTTGTTAATTTAATACAGGGTGCTATAGCAGGTATGATGGGTGTTTTAGCCCATAACTTTTTTGAAAATGTTTTTGAAGTACCTATGATGGTAACTTATTTTTGGATTTTAGTAGGGATTATAATGTATCTTAGAACTACTAAAGTTGAAAAATTTGATAATATTTAA